The Marinitoga hydrogenitolerans DSM 16785 nucleotide sequence AAAAGACAAACAAAATAATAAAAGAAATGATAAACACAAAAGAAAAACTACCAGAAAAGATAGAAAAAGAAATACAGGAATTAAGAGGAATAATAGAAGAAATAAAATCGGAACCAAAAAAAGAAGGAATAAATAAAGATAAAGTTAGAGAAAAAGAAGAGATAAAAGAAGAAGTAAAAGAGGAAATAAAAATAGGGATAAACACAGAAGAAAAAGGAAAAAAAGTCAAAGAGATAAAAGAAAAGACAAACAAAATAATAAAAGAAATGATAAATACAAAAGAAAAACTACCAGAAAAGATAGAAAAAGAAATACAAGAATTAAGAGAAATAATAGAAGGATTAAAATTTGAAGTAGAGAAAAAAATTGAATTAAATAAAGAAACTACTATTTTTAGCGAGATTCTTTATAAAACATCATTAAAAAATATAAAAGGTCTTTTTAGCAAAAATTATAACAATAAAGTTGTAAGAATAAAGTTCAATACTGGATTAGTAGGATATGTTGAAAACACAAAAGAAGATGCATTTAAACTATTTAAATTTAATGAAAAACTAAAAAGTAGAAGTAATAGTAAAATTTTTAGAAAAGAATTAGGAAATATAATTGAAAATAAAATAAGAAATTTTGAGAAAAATAGTAAAGGGGAAATGACATTATATTCTGATAAAAAATTTGATTTAATAATAGCAAAAAAGTTTTCATCAGAACAAGTAAAGGATATTTATAGATATATGTCGAAAAATATAATGTCTAAACGAAAAAAAATAAAAAAAAGTATCAATAGTAAGGAAGAAATTATATTAAACAAAAAAAATGAGAATGTTAGTGCAAGAAAAATATTTAAGTATATAGATTCAATAATATATAAAATAAACAAATATAAAAATTCAAACAATTTGCTAATTAACAATAATCAACAACTATTAAAAAATAAACCTGTGAATAAGTTTATAAGTAACATTAATTATTTAAATCCAACTGTAGTAATTAACAATCAGTATTTAAGTAATAATAATGCAAATATAAAAACAGTATCGCCGAAAGAGCTATTAATACAAATGCGTAATATAACAGAAAAAGTATATGATATTCCTAAATATTTTGAAAGAACAGTTGTAAAAATAAATCCACCTGATTTAGGTAATCTTGAAATAACAATTATAAAATCACAAAGAAATATAAAAATAGAATTTAATTTAGAAAATGATGAAAATAAAAAGGAAATTGAAAAAAGGATGGAACCGTTAATTTCGAATTTAAAGGAAAAATATGAAAAAGTGGAATTTTCAGTAAAGTCTGAATTTAAAGATACAAATGAAGAATATCAAGAGAAAGATGAAGAAAATAAAAATCAAGCAAAAAATTATGATGAAGATTTATCAAAAGAAAATGAAAAAAGAAAAAACAGAAGAAAACAATTTTGGGAACTTCTAAGAGGTGAGGGTTATGATTAATGGTATTAACAATTTGAATTATTTTTCAACTCCTGTGCAAAACAATGAACCTAAAAAGGAGTTAGATAAAGATGCATTTTTAAAAATATTAATGACACAATTAAAATATCAAGATCCTACAAATACAATGAATGATAAAGAATTTATATCACAAATGTCACAACTATCATCAACTGAACAAATAATGAATATGAGTAAATCATTTCAAGAAATGGTTTCTTCACAAATGAATTTATTTAAAGTTCAAGCTTCTAATCTTATAGGTAAAACAGTAGTTGTGGAAAATAATAAAATTAATTTAACGGGTGGATTTTCAGATGCTGTTATTTATAATCTAGAAGAACCAACAAAAGTATATGTAGATATATATGATGAAAAAAATAATCTGGTATTTACAAAAGATTTAGGTATTCAAGAGGAAGGAATGAAAACTTTTAATTGGGATGGAGTGGGAATAAACGGGGTGAAATTACCAGATGGGGAATACAAATATGATGTATATACGTATAGAGATGGAAAAAAAGAAAAAATTGGGGGATTGGATGGTGGAAAAGTTGATGCTGTACAATTTGAAGATAATCAATTTTATGTGTTAATTAACGGTCAAAAATATAGTACAGAAAAAATTATTGAAATATCAGAAATATAAAATAATATAAATTTAGGAGGAGATTATTATGTTAAGAGCTATGTTTAGTGGTCAAAGTGGTTTGAAAAATTTCCAAACACAATTAGACGTAATAGGTAATAACATTTCAAATGTAAATACCGTAGGATATAAAACCTCCAGAGTTACATTTCAAAATACATTATCTCAAACATTATCAGAGAGTAGAGGAGCAAGTGGGCAATTTGGTGGAGTTAATGCAATACAAGTTGGCCTTGGTTCTAAAATAGCATCTATAGATAAAATAATGACACAAGGTTCACTTCAAAATACAGGTAATAAAACAGATATGGCAATAAAAGGAGAAGGTTTTTTTGTTTTATCAGATGGACTCTCAAAATATTTTTCAAGAGCTGGTAATTTCACATTGGATTCAGAAGGTCATTTTGTAAATCCTTCAAGTGGAATGAAATTGCAAGGATGGAATGCGAAGGTCACAGATACTGGAAAAAGATATATAGATTCTAATGAACCAATACAAGATATAACAATTTCTCCAAATTTAGTTATGGAAGCAAGAGAAACGACATTCTTAAATTTGTCAGATAATTTAAATTCTGATGTTGGAATAAAGGAAACAACAATGACAATAAAATCATCATCTGGAGATGTTGTTCCGGTTAAATTTACATTTGAAAGAATAATGTCCGAACAATATAAGGATAGAATTGTATACAGATGGCATGCAGAACCGGTGGATCCAAACAAAAACTATGAGTTGCTTGGTGGAAGTAATTACGGAGAAGTCGAGCTTGATGAAGTTGGAAATGTCCTAAGATGGTCTAATTATCCAGGTCATGTTGTTAGAGCAAATGCAACAAATGATTTTAATTCATCATTTCCTGCAGGTTCAAGAATAGATTTAGGTAAAAATGGGATTGATTGGCCATTACGAGCATATGGGGATATTTCTATTTCTGATAGTAATGGAGCGCCTGTTACTTTGGCGTCTCAAGATTCTGCGGCAACTCCGGGTGATAGTAGACCAGATATTTTAATATATAGAGACGCAACAAATCCAAATCAGGTAACAATACAGGTTTCTGATAATGCTGGTACTACATATACAGGTACAATTACAACAGATGGTACATTTTATGATTTAAATAGATTATTTGCGCAAGGCGTTACATTAACAGATGCTGGAGGAAATGAAGTTACACTGAAAAATTTAATTCTAGATTCAGGAGTTTCGGAATCTGTAGCGTTATTGCCAGTTGGCCAGGCAAATGCATTATCTGTAGAACTTTATCAAACAAGTTCTGATGATAAAACAGAATGGGGTCTTGATGGAATATATATGACAGATACAAAAGGAGAATTAATCCCAAAATATCAAGATGAAGATAATAGATTGCAATTAACAGATGGAACCAATCAAAGAAATGTAAAGTTTTTAGGAGGTATATCTTTAAAAGATAGCCAAAACAATGAAGTGTTTTATGATCCGCGAGATATATCATTTAGTGTAGATGCAACTGGCAATGTTACAATAACTCTAAAAGTAGAAGAAAGCGGAACATTAAAAACTGTAACGTTTACAGATGCTGATGGTGATAATGCATCTGCTGATACAGTTGAAGAATTTAATTCTAAAATGGAGAGTGGTTGGAAATCAGCAGATGGAAAATATACAATTTCTGGACTTTCTGTTATTGAAGCAAATGCCACAGATACGTTTGTGGATACGACTACAAATGCAAGTGGAGAAACAACAGAAGCAGGAACGGTTAGATATATTGCAGCAAAAAAAATAATTCAAACACCTGTTTCAGGAGAGTTGAGATTAATTGATACAGAAAATTCGCAAAATTATAAAATAGCTGAGTATGAAAACCCGAATGTTGTGATATCTACGAAGGTTTACGATTCACTTGGAAATGATTATGATATAAATATAAAATATTCAAAAATTTCTGATAATACATGGTATTGGAAGGCAGAAACAGTTGATGGACAACCATTATATAAAATAACAGAAGATGGTACAACAACATCAGATCCTGCGGAGGGTGTAATAGCATTTGATGGTAAAGGTCAATATTTAACCTCAAGATGGAGATTGGATTCTGTTGGATATGTTGATTATAATACTTCAGATAATAATAATGGTTCAATAGGTTTCTGGTTTGATCCGGCAAGCACAGGCGCATCACCTAATGAAAGAGTAGCTCCAGCATCTGTTGCTGCTGCAGGACCTGTAAAAGTGAATTTGAATATGTATGATTTAACACAATTTGCGGCTCCAAATTCAGTTAATATTGCTGATCAAGATGGAAATGCAAAAGGTGTATTGCAAAACTTTACAATAAATGATTTAGGCGAAGTTTTAGGAATATTTTCAAATGGAAAATCTGATTTAATAGCTCAAGTTGCAGTAGCAAAATTTACTAACCCTGGTGGGTTAATTGATATGGGAAATTCATTATTTACTCAAAGTGAGAATAGTGGTATTGCTAAAATAGGATCATTCGGAGAAGAAGGTGCGGGAACATTAGTATCAGGAGCGTTAGAAATGTCAAATGTTGATTTATCAGAGGAATTCACAAAAATGATTACGGCTCAAAGAGGATTCCAAGCTGCAGCAAGAGTGATTACAACATCAGATCAAATATTAACAGAACTTGTAAATCTCAAAAGATAATAATTTATAGATTTCAAATTAATTCACATTAGAGAAAAATGATTATTTTGTAATATAATCACCGGAGGTGTGTTATTTGATAAAAGTAACTAATTTGGGTGGTAAAGAATTTTACATAAATCCAGATATGATTGAAAAAATGGAAGAAAGACCTGATACAACAATTATTTTAAATAACGGGCATATATATATTGTAAAAGAAAAAGTCGAAAAAGTAATTGAAGAAATAATAGAATTTAAAAGTAAAATATTTTCTGTTGATTTTCGAAGAGGTGATTAGATGGATATTTCGACGTTAGCTGGTCTTGGATTAGCAATGGCAGCGATAGTATTAGGAGCTATTTCTGATATTGGATCATTAGTAGATATACCATCATTTTTTATAACTGTTGTCGGATCAATTGGCGGTATGTTTATTGCAAATCCAAAAGATGTATCATTTAAGTTTTTTTCTGCAATAATGAAAGGGATTCAAGAACCTACAATTGATACAGTAGAAACCTTAAAAACATTATATTCATTTGCAGAAAAAGCACGTAGAGAAGGATTGATATCATTAGAAGCAGATCTTGAAAATTTAGATAATGAATTTATGAAAGATGGATTAAGAGCAGCAGTAGATGGAACTGATCCGGAAGAAATTAGAAAAATACTTGAAATAAAAATGGAGTTATTTGAAGAAGAAGAAGGGAAATGGTCGGGTGTTTTAAATACATGGGGATCGTTGGCACCTGCATATGGTATGATAGGTACATTAATTGGATTGATTTTGATGTTAAAAACATTGAATGATCCTACAACTATTGGTCCTAAAATGGCTATAGCTCTTATAACTACATTATATGGAGCTTTTGTTGCAAATATTTTTACTATACCGATTGCGGAAAAAATTGGGAGAAGAACTAAGTTGCAGGTAAATATGTTAAGAATGATAACCGAAGGAATACTTTCAATAGTTTCAGGAGAAAATCCAAGGCTTATGGAAGAAAAGTTAAAAGCATTTTTATCTCCAGCAGATAAGCAAAAATATGAGTCCGAAAAAGAAGGGTGATTTGAATGGCTAATAAATGTAAAAAAGATGAAGGACCACCACCACCAGCTGCATGGCTTGCAACATTTAGCGATTTAAATTCATTATTGATGACATTTTTTGTTATGTTGTTTTCTATGTCGTCAATATCGCCTGGTAAATTCCAACAAGCTGCTATAAGTTTTAGAAGTCCATTTAGTGGAACTCCACCTAGTGTATTAACTGGTGGTAGAAGTTTGTCTGAGGAGAGTTTAATAACATCTAATCCAGGGATAAGGGTTGAACTTTTTAGACTTCAAGATAATCCAAAGTATAAAGGAAGAATCACAATAGAAGAAAATGATAAAGGTACTATAATTAAAATGCAGGATATGGCTTTTTTTGAACCTGGAAGTGCACGTTTAACGGCGGATGCAAAAGAATTGTTATATAAATTGGGTATAATATTAATAGAACACTCGAATAATGCTATTGAAATATATGGATTTACCGATGATAGACCACCTTCAAACACATCTATTTATCCTTCGAATTGGCATTTAGGAGCGGCAAGAGCAGCAAGTGTTGCGAAGTTTTATGCTGATGAAATGAAACAAAAAAGAATATTGGAAAGATTGGCCGAAGTAAAAGAAGGAAAATTTGATCCGGAATATTATTATAATGCAGGGAGATTCTTTCCTATAGCAGTGGGAGATAAAGAAATAAAAAAAGATATAGACAATCTAAAGTCTAATATAGAAGCTCAGAAACTAAAGTTAAAAGAAGATTTTGAACAGGGGAAAATAAATATTTCTAATATGAAGTTAGAAGAAAAAAAATTAGATGATAAGTATAAAAATGAATTAGAAACATTAAGAAATAGATATAGAAGGATTGATCTATTAATATTAAGGCAGCGGTTAAGATAGTGAGGTGAAATTTAATGGCTGATGAAGAAATTCAGGAAGGTCAGGAAGAAGGTAAAAAAGGTCCGAATATTTTATTGCTATTAATAATTGCTATTGTTGTATCAGTTGTTTTATCAGTTGGAGGAGCATTTTTTTTGATAAACATATTAGGAAAAAATATAGTTCAACAAGCACAACAACAAGCACAGCAACAAGCACAAGGAGTACAACAAGCTCCGCAAATAGGTTTAGCTGAAATCATTAGAGAAGGTCATCAAAGACAATTTATGCTTAAAGGTGGAAATGAAATTGCTATAGTAAATGCTTTACAGGTGAAAGTAGGTAGTGATGATTGTCGAGCAGCTATTGCTGAATATAATGTTGAAATATTAGAAGCTATAGGGTTAATATTTATTACAAAAACACGTGAAGATTTAACCACTGTTGAGGGAAGAGAAATATTAAAAAATCAAATAAAAAATGCTATTAATGAAATTACAGGGTTTGTAGGAGAAAAAGAAAAATTTGGTGTAATTCAAGTTATAATAGATATTGTTGTTATTACATCTGCTTATTAAAAAGGTGGTGAAGATATATGCCTCCAGAAAATGAAACATTGTCACAAGAGGAAATAGATGCGTTATTGCATGCTATGGAGGCAGGGTCGTTAGCTGTTTCCAATGTAAGTGAAGAAGAAGATATTATGGCCAATGTTAGGGAATATAATTTCCGAAGGCCTATGAAGTTCTCAAAAGAACAATTGAGAACTTTACAACTTATTCATGAAAATTATGCAAGGGATGTATCCACATATTTATCTTCACGTGCAAGATCATATGTAAATGTAACTTTTGCAAGTGTTGATCAAATAACATTTAGTGAATTTCAACAATCTTTGACAAGTCCGACATTTATATCTGTTTTTTCTACTGATATATTACCTGGAAGTGCGGTATTTCAAATGGGATTGGATATAGGATATGTTTTAGTCGATAAATTATTAGGCGGGCCAGGTATTCCTCTTGAAACATTAAGAACACCCACTGAATTAGAATTAGCAATATTAAGGAAAGAAGGATTATCTTTAATTAAAGCTTTAAGTAAAGCATGGGCAACAATAGTTCCATTTGATACAATACTTGAAAAAACAGAATTTAATCCGCAATTTGTTCAAATTGCGGCACCAAATGAAATGACAGTTTTAATTACATTATCTATTAACTTTAGAGATATACAGGGCTTTATTAATGTTTGTTGGCCATCTTCTCTTTTAGAACCGATTAATGAAAAATTGACCACCAGATTGTGGTCACCTGATAGAAAAACCACGCAAAAACAGATTGAAAAATTAAAAAATTCAGTATTAATGACAAAAGCAGAAGTGAAAGCAATATTAGGCGAGACTACAATTCAATTAGGTGATTTAGTCAATATAGATGTCGGAGATGTGTTGCGTTTGAACTCATTTAATGATGAGCCGATAAATGTAACCGTTCAAGACACACCTGTTTTTAAAGGTACTCCAGGTGTTCATAAAGGTCATTACGCTATTAAAATTGAAAAAGAAGATCCTGAATTGTTAGAAAAGGTTTTAGTTGAAAGATATTTAGAAAGTCTTCAATGAAAAAACGTATAAAATAAAAAGCATGGAAGACATTGTCTTCACTGGAGGTGTATCGCATGTCAGATGAATTCTTATCTCAAGAAGAGTTAGACGCTTTGCTTCAAGGATTAAATCAAGATGAAGCAAAACAAGAAAATAATAAAACAATATCATCACCACAGAGCTCTGGTGCAACTACAGTTGATCCGGTAATATTAGATTTAGTAGGTGAAGTTGGCAATATAGCTATGGGTGCAGGTGCAACTACTTTATCAACCTTATTAAAAAGAAAGGTTGATATTTCAAGCCCTACCCCAATTACATTATTAAAGTCGGAAATAAAAAATCAATTTTCTGGAAAATATGTTATAATTTCTATAAATTATAAAGAAGGATTAAAAGGGACAAATTTTTTCTTATTTCCTGCTAATATATCATCTATTATAGCAGATCTTATGATGGGAGGAACTGGTGAAAACGTTCCAGAAACATTTGATGAAATTTCAATAAGTGCATTGGCAGAAGCGATTAATCAAATGATGGGAGCTTCTGCAACATCTTTGTCTGAATTTTTAAATGCAAAAGTTGATATTACACCTCCAGAAGTTCAAGTATTGGATTTTGATGATCCTAATGTCTTATTTCCGCCAGAATTAGAAGGAGCTTCTGAAACAATAATAGGTATTAAATTTATGTTAAAAATTCAAGGGTTAAAAGAAGGAGAAATGTGGCAGTTCGTTCCAATTGATATAGCTAATGATATAAAAAATAAAGTATTAGCTTCTCAAAATGTTGATATGGAAAAGAAAGAAACACCTTCACAACAACAAATGCCGACACAACAACCGATGGGGTACCCACAACAACAAATGCCGACACAACAACCGATGGGATACCCACAACAACAAATGCCGACACAACAACCGATGGGATATCCACAACAAGTGCCAACACAGCAACCAATGGGATATATCCCACCAGAACAACAGGTTAATGTACAGCCAAAAAATTTTAATTCTATTTCTGGAAAACCTATAGAACCCACGGAAAATATAGATCTTGAAAAACTTCAACTTTTATTTGATGTTCCTTTAAATGTATCTGTTGAACTTGGAAGAAGGAAATATTCGTTAAGGGATATATTGAATTTCCACCAAGGCTCTATGATACAATTAGATAAGTTAGCAGGAGAACCTGTCGATATATATGTAAATGGTAGGCTAATAGCTCGTGGAGAAGTTGTTGTTATAGATGAAAATTTTGGTGTTCGAATTACTGAAATAGTTTCATTAGAAGAAAGGTTGAGAGCATTAAAATGACAAAAAATAATATATCTTTTTTAATAATATTAATATTTTTAGTGAATATAATATATTCTAATGATTTAATTGGTGTGTTTTCAAAATATTCAAAATTAGGAGAATTTAAAATAGAATTAAATATAAAATTTGAGGTGGATGCATCCCCCACCTCTATTTTAATGGATATATATGTTGATAATTTTAAATATTTTTATTTTAAAATAAATGAACCAAAAATTTTATCTGGAATTGATTATTATTATAATTTACATGAAGATATATTTTTAACAGATTTAAATAAAGATGTTGATAGTTATAATGGGATAAAGGATAATCTTGAAATATTTAGAAATTTTATTCGTATTTTATCAGTTACATATTCCCAAGATAAATTTTTTATTAAAGAAATAAAGGATAAAAACTATAAAATCTTCTATTTTTATCCTAAATCAAAAAATGCATTAAAATTTTTAGGAGTA carries:
- a CDS encoding flagellar hook assembly protein FlgD, giving the protein MINGINNLNYFSTPVQNNEPKKELDKDAFLKILMTQLKYQDPTNTMNDKEFISQMSQLSSTEQIMNMSKSFQEMVSSQMNLFKVQASNLIGKTVVVENNKINLTGGFSDAVIYNLEEPTKVYVDIYDEKNNLVFTKDLGIQEEGMKTFNWDGVGINGVKLPDGEYKYDVYTYRDGKKEKIGGLDGGKVDAVQFEDNQFYVLINGQKYSTEKIIEISEI
- a CDS encoding OmpA/MotB family protein, whose protein sequence is MANKCKKDEGPPPPAAWLATFSDLNSLLMTFFVMLFSMSSISPGKFQQAAISFRSPFSGTPPSVLTGGRSLSEESLITSNPGIRVELFRLQDNPKYKGRITIEENDKGTIIKMQDMAFFEPGSARLTADAKELLYKLGIILIEHSNNAIEIYGFTDDRPPSNTSIYPSNWHLGAARAASVAKFYADEMKQKRILERLAEVKEGKFDPEYYYNAGRFFPIAVGDKEIKKDIDNLKSNIEAQKLKLKEDFEQGKINISNMKLEEKKLDDKYKNELETLRNRYRRIDLLILRQRLR
- a CDS encoding flagellar hook-basal body complex protein, coding for MLRAMFSGQSGLKNFQTQLDVIGNNISNVNTVGYKTSRVTFQNTLSQTLSESRGASGQFGGVNAIQVGLGSKIASIDKIMTQGSLQNTGNKTDMAIKGEGFFVLSDGLSKYFSRAGNFTLDSEGHFVNPSSGMKLQGWNAKVTDTGKRYIDSNEPIQDITISPNLVMEARETTFLNLSDNLNSDVGIKETTMTIKSSSGDVVPVKFTFERIMSEQYKDRIVYRWHAEPVDPNKNYELLGGSNYGEVELDEVGNVLRWSNYPGHVVRANATNDFNSSFPAGSRIDLGKNGIDWPLRAYGDISISDSNGAPVTLASQDSAATPGDSRPDILIYRDATNPNQVTIQVSDNAGTTYTGTITTDGTFYDLNRLFAQGVTLTDAGGNEVTLKNLILDSGVSESVALLPVGQANALSVELYQTSSDDKTEWGLDGIYMTDTKGELIPKYQDEDNRLQLTDGTNQRNVKFLGGISLKDSQNNEVFYDPRDISFSVDATGNVTITLKVEESGTLKTVTFTDADGDNASADTVEEFNSKMESGWKSADGKYTISGLSVIEANATDTFVDTTTNASGETTEAGTVRYIAAKKIIQTPVSGELRLIDTENSQNYKIAEYENPNVVISTKVYDSLGNDYDINIKYSKISDNTWYWKAETVDGQPLYKITEDGTTTSDPAEGVIAFDGKGQYLTSRWRLDSVGYVDYNTSDNNNGSIGFWFDPASTGASPNERVAPASVAAAGPVKVNLNMYDLTQFAAPNSVNIADQDGNAKGVLQNFTINDLGEVLGIFSNGKSDLIAQVAVAKFTNPGGLIDMGNSLFTQSENSGIAKIGSFGEEGAGTLVSGALEMSNVDLSEEFTKMITAQRGFQAAARVITTSDQILTELVNLKR
- the fliK gene encoding flagellar hook-length control protein FliK, with product KTNKIIKEMINTKEKLPEKIEKEIQELRGIIEEIKSEPKKEGINKDKVREKEEIKEEVKEEIKIGINTEEKGKKVKEIKEKTNKIIKEMINTKEKLPEKIEKEIQELREIIEGLKFEVEKKIELNKETTIFSEILYKTSLKNIKGLFSKNYNNKVVRIKFNTGLVGYVENTKEDAFKLFKFNEKLKSRSNSKIFRKELGNIIENKIRNFEKNSKGEMTLYSDKKFDLIIAKKFSSEQVKDIYRYMSKNIMSKRKKIKKSINSKEEIILNKKNENVSARKIFKYIDSIIYKINKYKNSNNLLINNNQQLLKNKPVNKFISNINYLNPTVVINNQYLSNNNANIKTVSPKELLIQMRNITEKVYDIPKYFERTVVKINPPDLGNLEITIIKSQRNIKIEFNLENDENKKEIEKRMEPLISNLKEKYEKVEFSVKSEFKDTNEEYQEKDEENKNQAKNYDEDLSKENEKRKNRRKQFWELLRGEGYD
- a CDS encoding motility protein A encodes the protein MDISTLAGLGLAMAAIVLGAISDIGSLVDIPSFFITVVGSIGGMFIANPKDVSFKFFSAIMKGIQEPTIDTVETLKTLYSFAEKARREGLISLEADLENLDNEFMKDGLRAAVDGTDPEEIRKILEIKMELFEEEEGKWSGVLNTWGSLAPAYGMIGTLIGLILMLKTLNDPTTIGPKMAIALITTLYGAFVANIFTIPIAEKIGRRTKLQVNMLRMITEGILSIVSGENPRLMEEKLKAFLSPADKQKYESEKEG
- a CDS encoding flagellar FlbD family protein, whose translation is MCYLIKVTNLGGKEFYINPDMIEKMEERPDTTIILNNGHIYIVKEKVEKVIEEIIEFKSKIFSVDFRRGD
- the fliM gene encoding flagellar motor switch protein FliM, which translates into the protein MPPENETLSQEEIDALLHAMEAGSLAVSNVSEEEDIMANVREYNFRRPMKFSKEQLRTLQLIHENYARDVSTYLSSRARSYVNVTFASVDQITFSEFQQSLTSPTFISVFSTDILPGSAVFQMGLDIGYVLVDKLLGGPGIPLETLRTPTELELAILRKEGLSLIKALSKAWATIVPFDTILEKTEFNPQFVQIAAPNEMTVLITLSINFRDIQGFINVCWPSSLLEPINEKLTTRLWSPDRKTTQKQIEKLKNSVLMTKAEVKAILGETTIQLGDLVNIDVGDVLRLNSFNDEPINVTVQDTPVFKGTPGVHKGHYAIKIEKEDPELLEKVLVERYLESLQ
- the fliY gene encoding flagellar motor switch phosphatase FliY, with the translated sequence MSDEFLSQEELDALLQGLNQDEAKQENNKTISSPQSSGATTVDPVILDLVGEVGNIAMGAGATTLSTLLKRKVDISSPTPITLLKSEIKNQFSGKYVIISINYKEGLKGTNFFLFPANISSIIADLMMGGTGENVPETFDEISISALAEAINQMMGASATSLSEFLNAKVDITPPEVQVLDFDDPNVLFPPELEGASETIIGIKFMLKIQGLKEGEMWQFVPIDIANDIKNKVLASQNVDMEKKETPSQQQMPTQQPMGYPQQQMPTQQPMGYPQQQMPTQQPMGYPQQVPTQQPMGYIPPEQQVNVQPKNFNSISGKPIEPTENIDLEKLQLLFDVPLNVSVELGRRKYSLRDILNFHQGSMIQLDKLAGEPVDIYVNGRLIARGEVVVIDENFGVRITEIVSLEERLRALK
- a CDS encoding flagellar basal body-associated FliL family protein; the protein is MADEEIQEGQEEGKKGPNILLLLIIAIVVSVVLSVGGAFFLINILGKNIVQQAQQQAQQQAQGVQQAPQIGLAEIIREGHQRQFMLKGGNEIAIVNALQVKVGSDDCRAAIAEYNVEILEAIGLIFITKTREDLTTVEGREILKNQIKNAINEITGFVGEKEKFGVIQVIIDIVVITSAY